A genomic region of Thermodesulfobium narugense DSM 14796 contains the following coding sequences:
- a CDS encoding ISNCY family transposase, which produces MMGEIFLSVKESRRVFVIEQAIEGNITNRQAAEVLGLSKRQIIRLKERVKTEGVTGLVHKNRGRESKQRIPKETRERIVKLAQDSLHNASCQQIAEILEEFYNIDVSSKTVNRILKKNNIPLSHTHRSSKLKRSRKRLPQEGLLSQIDASPFEWLEDRGPMLSLHGSIDDATSKVQGLHFELHECLFGYLKLIQQVAQNFGIPKSIYSDRHTIFFSPKEDKLSISEELSGQTVPLTQFGRAISELGIRHIPARSPQAKGRIERLWGTLQKRLTIELRMAGISTIEAANEFLPDFIKRFNQRFAVVPDNPKLTYSPCPSLDKLEEILSWHQERKASHGSYISYLGHIYQLVDSNGKVIPLTPKSTVKVLTHLDGSFSALYADKYYLLQELLIPPKEKVKNGSKNTSTKKPYIPAADHPWRHMVINKFKRPNSNSNSSSNSNSNSNDNSSLVDERGVTKSVSH; this is translated from the coding sequence ATGATGGGAGAGATATTTTTGAGTGTTAAGGAATCACGCAGAGTTTTTGTAATTGAACAAGCAATTGAAGGCAATATCACTAATAGACAGGCAGCTGAAGTTTTAGGCTTAAGTAAACGTCAAATTATTCGTTTGAAGGAGAGGGTGAAAACAGAAGGCGTTACTGGTCTGGTTCACAAAAATAGAGGCAGAGAATCAAAACAGAGAATACCTAAAGAAACTAGAGAAAGGATTGTTAAATTAGCTCAGGATAGTCTTCACAATGCCAGTTGTCAGCAAATAGCTGAAATACTTGAAGAGTTTTATAACATAGATGTTTCATCCAAGACAGTAAATCGTATCTTAAAGAAAAATAATATTCCATTAAGTCATACGCACAGGTCATCTAAGCTTAAGAGGTCACGTAAACGTTTACCTCAGGAAGGTCTACTTTCTCAAATAGACGCCAGTCCTTTTGAATGGCTTGAAGATAGAGGACCAATGCTTTCTTTGCACGGTTCTATTGATGATGCTACTAGTAAGGTTCAGGGATTACATTTTGAACTTCATGAATGTCTTTTTGGTTACTTAAAACTTATTCAACAAGTAGCACAGAACTTTGGAATACCTAAAAGCATATACAGTGATCGTCATACCATTTTCTTTTCACCTAAAGAGGATAAGTTATCAATTTCAGAAGAATTATCTGGGCAAACTGTTCCCTTAACTCAGTTTGGCAGAGCTATTTCAGAATTAGGGATTAGACATATACCCGCTCGTTCTCCACAGGCCAAAGGACGTATTGAACGTCTTTGGGGCACATTACAAAAGAGACTAACAATTGAACTGCGTATGGCAGGTATATCTACTATTGAAGCAGCAAATGAATTTCTACCAGACTTTATTAAAAGGTTTAATCAAAGGTTCGCTGTTGTTCCAGATAACCCCAAGTTAACTTATAGCCCTTGCCCTTCATTAGACAAACTAGAAGAGATTCTATCATGGCATCAAGAACGCAAGGCATCTCACGGCTCTTATATATCTTACCTGGGTCATATTTATCAATTAGTAGATTCTAATGGCAAGGTAATACCTTTAACTCCTAAAAGTACAGTAAAAGTTCTAACTCATCTAGATGGATCATTCAGCGCATTATACGCTGATAAATATTACTTACTACAAGAATTACTCATACCACCTAAAGAAAAAGTAAAGAATGGCTCTAAAAACACTTCAACCAAAAAACCTTATATACCTGCTGCAGACCACCCCTGGCGTCATATGGTTATCAACAAGTTTAAAAGACCTAATTCAAATTCTAATTCAAGTTCTAATTCAAATTCAAATAGCAATGACAATTCATCATTAGTTGATGAAAGAGGGGTGACAAAATCAGTGTCTCATTAA
- a CDS encoding nucleoside deaminase encodes MTNNIINMLYFLSFLSFNAGELPIGAIICKEGNILSMSQNFCERSNSPIEHAEILAIKKAIQRYNRWYIQGSTIYCSLEPCLMCAGAIIECKIKNVIFCVSSKNSTRQILESNDIFCIEMFDERFRNLIERFFKEIRNKKKFIHHVQNKYVKGH; translated from the coding sequence TTGACAAATAATATTATAAATATGCTATATTTCCTATCATTTTTATCCTTTAATGCTGGGGAATTACCAATCGGGGCTATAATTTGCAAGGAAGGAAATATTTTGTCTATGTCACAAAATTTCTGTGAAAGATCAAATTCTCCTATTGAGCACGCCGAGATATTGGCCATAAAAAAAGCTATTCAAAGATATAATAGATGGTACATACAAGGATCTACTATTTATTGTTCTCTTGAGCCCTGTTTAATGTGTGCTGGAGCAATAATAGAGTGTAAAATAAAAAACGTTATATTTTGTGTTAGTTCAAAAAATTCTACAAGGCAAATTCTTGAATCAAACGACATTTTTTGTATAGAAATGTTTGACGAAAGGTTTAGGAATTTAATAGAAAGATTCTTTAAAGAAATAAGAAATAAAAAAAAATTTATACACCACGTTCAAAATAAATATGTCAAGGGACACTGA
- a CDS encoding C40 family peptidase — translation MKGRWVCFWLLAIFAITFVLFAQNAYANNQDLRQEIVRTALHLKGVSYRWGGTTPAGFDCSGFVQYVFRVNGISIPRDADSQYYDGSKVSTSNLKPGDLVFFQTYESGPSHVGIYIGDNRFIHAAYHGGIMIDSLDEPYYAERYLGARTYID, via the coding sequence TTGAAGGGTAGATGGGTTTGTTTTTGGCTTTTGGCAATTTTTGCAATTACTTTTGTTTTGTTTGCGCAAAATGCTTATGCAAACAATCAAGATTTGAGGCAAGAGATTGTCAGAACTGCTTTACATCTAAAAGGGGTATCCTACAGATGGGGAGGAACAACTCCGGCAGGTTTTGACTGTTCTGGGTTTGTACAGTATGTCTTTAGAGTTAACGGAATAAGCATTCCAAGAGATGCTGATTCTCAATATTATGATGGTAGCAAAGTTTCAACATCAAACCTTAAGCCGGGGGATTTGGTTTTCTTCCAAACTTATGAAAGTGGCCCAAGTCATGTGGGCATCTATATTGGCGATAATCGCTTTATTCATGCTGCATATCACGGCGGAATAATGATTGATTCCCTAGACGAGCCATATTATGCTGAGAGGTATTTAGGGGCAAGAACTTATATTGATTGA
- a CDS encoding flavodoxin family protein produces MIEKNFVIFNGSPKAGGNTDFLIDRFMTFLGEKDVVKFVLREMNISPCRGCEKCSMSGRCVIKDDMHDIYEKIEKYRFFLFFSPVFFGGVPSILKSAIDRCQPFWARKNILGKKFKVNKRKGLVVLIGGTSFVKGYECAALSVKWLFNVIDVAENKTFYYMNIERHSDFLNYNIDNDIYKTMEFFGESER; encoded by the coding sequence TTGATTGAGAAAAATTTTGTGATTTTTAACGGTAGCCCAAAGGCAGGGGGAAATACTGATTTTCTGATTGATAGATTTATGACATTTTTGGGAGAAAAGGATGTTGTAAAATTTGTTCTCAGAGAAATGAATATTTCCCCCTGCAGGGGTTGTGAAAAGTGTTCAATGAGCGGAAGATGTGTAATTAAAGATGATATGCATGACATTTATGAAAAGATTGAAAAGTACAGGTTTTTCTTATTCTTTTCCCCAGTATTCTTCGGAGGAGTGCCCTCGATCTTAAAGTCGGCGATAGATAGGTGCCAGCCCTTTTGGGCAAGAAAAAACATTTTAGGGAAAAAATTTAAGGTTAATAAAAGAAAAGGACTTGTGGTCTTAATAGGCGGGACATCCTTTGTGAAGGGCTACGAATGTGCTGCTCTTTCTGTAAAATGGCTTTTTAACGTAATAGATGTAGCAGAAAACAAGACATTTTATTATATGAATATTGAAAGACACAGCGATTTTTTGAATTATAATATTGACAATGACATTTATAAAACAATGGAATTTTTCGGGGAGAGTGAACGATGA